One Glycine soja cultivar W05 chromosome 2, ASM419377v2, whole genome shotgun sequence genomic region harbors:
- the LOC114372286 gene encoding mitochondrial import receptor subunit TOM9-2-like, with protein MASRRGGVSLPDRPSNNSSSVLTNISCSSIVTHGKEAAGDAAFVTKKLLHSTGKVVWITDTTFLFLVVPFIVKMDREQQLNDLELQ; from the coding sequence ATGGCGTCCCGAAGAGGTGGAGTCTCACTCCCAGACAGACCTAGCAACAACTCAAGCTCCGTCCTCACGAATATCTCATGCTCCTCCATCGTCACCCACGGCAAGGAAGCCGCCGGCGACGCCGCATTTGTCACCAAGAAGCTCCTCCACAGCACCGGCAAGGTCGTGTGGATCACCGACACcaccttcctcttcctcgttgtTCCTTTCATTGTCAAGATGGACCGCGAGCAACAGCTCAATGACCTTGAGCTCCAGTAA